In the Styela clava chromosome 8, kaStyClav1.hap1.2, whole genome shotgun sequence genome, one interval contains:
- the LOC120325517 gene encoding sideroflexin-2-like, with product MGEEKYLLPKEFNFDITKPRWDQGTFFGRLRHFASITDPRLAIASQKELEAARNLVNDFKRGMMPRGTTVEQIWKARHLEQSAFHPDSGELMNTFGRMSFQVPGGMAITGLLLQFYKTPFQVASMQWMNQSFNALVNYTNRNAASTITKKQMFLAYLTATVTGMGVAVGLNRSAALATPILARWVPFAAVASANAVNIPLSRQSEIISGVVITDENDEPVGNSKKCAIKGITQVVTSRIVMAAPGMLLLPLIVERIKHTKFWRNYKWVHLPFQVIGVGGFLLFMVPIACSLFPQKCKYRFSKLEPEVQESIRAKLGKELDYVYFNKGL from the exons ATGGGGGAAGAAAAATACTTACTCCCGAAGGAGTTCAATTTTGACATCACAAAGCCCAGATGGGACCAGGGCACATTTTTTGGGAGGTTACGACATTTTGCGAGTATAACCGATCCCCGTCTTGCAATTGCGAGTCAAAAAGAACTAGAGGCTGCTCGCAATCTTGTAAATGATTTTAAACGTGGTATGATGCCTCGTGGAACTACTGTTGAGCAGATTTGGAAAGCGAGACATCTAGAGCAATCAGCGTTTCATCCAGATTCTGGGGAATTAATGAATACTTTTGGCAGAATGTCATTTCAAGTACCAGGCGGAATGGCTATTACAG GTCTTCTGCTTCAATTTTACAAGACCCCGTTCCAAGTGGCGTCTATGCAATGGATGAATCAGTCCTTCAATGCTTTGGTGAATTATACGAACAGAAATGCTGCCTCAACGATTACTAAAAAGCAGATGTTTTTAGCGTATCTTACAGCGACTGTTACTGGAATGGGAGTCGCTGTTGGGCTGAATAG ATCTGCAGCTCTGGCCACACCAATTCTAGCAAGATGGGTTCCGTTTGCGGCGGTAGCGTCAGCAAACGCAGTCAATATCCCGCTTTCTCGACAATCAGAAATCATTTCGGGGGTTGTAATCACGGATGAAAATGACGAACCAGTCGGGAATTCAAAAAAATGTGCAATCAAGGGAATCACGCAAGTTGTAACGTCACGAATCGTTATGGCGGCCCCAGGAATGCTTTTACTTCCGCTCATAGTCGAGAGAATAAAGCACACCAAGTTTTGGAGAAATTACAAATGGGTGCATCTCCCATTTCAAGTAATTGGAGTAGGAGGCTTCCTATTATTCATGGTCCCCATAGCATGCTCTCTCTTTCCACAAAAGTGCAAATATAGATTCTCAAAGCTGGAACCTGAAGTCCAAGAATCTATTCGAGCTAAGTTAGGAAAAGAATTGGATTATGTTTACTTTAACAAAGGCTTATAA
- the LOC120329703 gene encoding sideroflexin-2-like, producing MGKEKISVLKEFNFDITKPRWDQGTFFGRLRHFASITDPRLAIASQKELEAARNLVDDFKRGMMPRGTTVEQIWKARHLEQSAFHPDSGELMNIYGRMSFQVTGRTAITGFLLQFYKTPFQVASMQWMNQSYNALVNYTNRNAASTITKKQMFFAYLTATVTGMGVAVWLNRSAALATPILARWVPLVAVSSANAVNIPLSRQSEIISGIVITDEHNQPVGNSRKCAIKGITQVVISRVVMGAPGFILLPLIVERIKHTKFWRNHKWTHLPFQVMGSGVVLLIMVPISCALFPQISKYKFSKLEPEVQESIRAKLGKELDYVYFNKGL from the exons ATGGGGAAGGAAAAAATTTCAGTCTTGAAGGAATTTAATTTTGACATCACAAAGCCCAGATGGGACCAGGGCACATTTTTTGGGAGATTACGACATTTTGCGAGTATTACCGATCCTCGTCTTGCAATTGCGAGTCAAAAAGAACTGGAGGCTGCTCGCAATCTTGTAGATGATTTTAAACGTGGTATGATGCCTCGTGGAACTACTGTTGAGCAGATTTGGAAAGCGAGACATCTAGAGCAATCAGCGTTTCATCCAGATTCGGGTGAATTGATGAATATTTATGGCAGAATGTCGTTCCAAGTGACAGGCAGAACGGCTATTACAG gGTTTCTGCTTCAATTTTACAAGACCCCATTCCAAGTGGCGTCTATGCAATGGATGAATCAATCCTACAATGCTCTGGTGAATTATACGAATAGAAACGCAGCTTCGACGATTACTAAAAAGCAGATGTTCTTTGCATATCTTACAGCGACCGTTACTGGAATGGGAGTCGCTGTTTGGTTGAATAG ATCTGCGGCTTTGGCCACACCAATTCTGGCAAGATGGGTTCCTTTAGTGGCCGTATCGTCAGCAAATGCAGTCAATATCCCACTTTCTCGACAATCAGAGATAATTTCGGGAATTGTAATCACGGACGAACATAACCAACCTGTTGGAAATTCTAGAAAATGTGCGATCAAGGGAATTACGCAAGTTGTAATATCTCGAGTCGTTATGGGAGCTCCAGGATTTATTTTACTTCCACTCATAGTCGAGAGAATAAAGCACACAAAGTTTTGGAGAAATCACAAATGGACGCATTTACCGTTTCAAGTTATGGGCTCGGGAGTTGTTCTTTTAATTATGGTCCCCATATCTTGCGCTCTCTTCCCGCAAATATCCAAATATAAATTCTCAAAGCTGGAACCTGAAGTCCAAGAATCTATTCGAGCTAAGTTAGGCAAAGAATTGgattatgtttattttaataaGGGCTTATAG
- the LOC120348525 gene encoding transmembrane 9 superfamily member 4-like encodes MKLLISLCFFAVLNLSNSFYVPGVAPSEFKAGDTVEIKAVKMTSSKTQLPYEYYTLPFCKPSSIEHKTENLGEVLRGDRIVNTLFKAVMKKPTPCTVMCTSEKFDGKMAKTIIQRIKDEYSVHLLCDNLPSATRWALSQSEVQLEHGYKLGIFDSGKAYINNHLSILLLYNANEDDLDTYRVVGFEVMPQSVDSSLLEEGKNCSVTPKGVMKRQEITEKTTSIKFSYDVVWVKSNIRWASRWDNYLQMGDVQIHWFSIINSIVVVLFLAGILTMIIVRTLRRDIANYNREDDELDDAIEETGWKLVHGDVFRPPKNIMLLVSLIGAGVQLFGMAIITICVAMLGMLSPSSRGGLLSASFLLYVFLGVFGGYFSGRLYKSLKGQLWKRAAIQTATIYPGVGFGIAFLLNFFIWGKHSSGAVPFSTMIAILALWFGVSLPLVFIGYYFGYRKQPYDYPVRTNQIPRQVPEQLVYMNPFISVLMAGILPFGAVFIELFFIFTAIWENQFYYLFGFLFLVFVILIIACSQISIVMVYFQLCSEDYHWWWRSFIVSGGSAFYVFIYSIFYFCTQLEITAFIPTLLYFGYTFIIVLTFWILTGTIGFYASFMFIRKIYGQVKID; translated from the exons ATGAAACTGCTTATTAGTCTCTGCTTTTTCGCTgttttgaatctttctaattcgTTTTACGTTCCTGGAGTTGCTCCGTCTGAATTTAAAGCAGGAGATACTGTTGAAATCAAG gCAGTAAAGATGACAAGCTCTAAGACACAACTTCCATATGAATATTACACTTTACCATTCTGTAAACCTTCTTCCATAGAGCACAAGACTGAGAATTTGG GGGAGGTTCTACGAGGCGATCGAATTGTCAACACATTGTTCAAAGCAGTAATGAAGAAACCTACACCCTGTACTGTGATGTGCACTTCTGAAAAGTTTGACGGAAAAATGGCGAAAACTATCATTCAACGGATTAAAGATGAATATTCTGTGCATTT GTTGTGTGACAATCTTCCCTCTGCTACCAGATGGGCTTTGAGCCAATCAGAAGTGCAACTTGAACACGGATATAAACTTGGAATATTCGATTCTGGGAAGGCCTACATTAACAACCATCTGTCAATATTGTTGTT GTACAACGCAAATGAGGACGATTTAGACACATATCGAGTCGTTGGGTTCGAGGTTATGCCCCAGAGCGTTGATTCATCTCTGCTTGAGGAAGGAAAGAATTGTTCCGTTACCCCTAAAGGTGTGATGAAGCGACAAGAAATAACGGAAAAAACAACTTCAATCAAGTTTTCTTACGATGTCGTATGGGTG AAAAGTAACATCCGTTGGGCATCAAGATGGGACAATTATCTTCAGATGGGAGATGTTCAGATCCATTGGTTCTCAATCATCAATTCTATCGTTGTTGTGCTGTTTTTGGCAG GTATTCTTACAATGATCATTGTTCGAACTCTGCGTCGCGACATCGCAAATTATAATCGAGAAGATGATGAATTAGATGATGCAATTGAAGAAACAGGGTGGAAATTGGTCCATGGTGATGTTTTTCGCCCTCCGAAAAAT ATTATGCTTCTAGTCTCACTCATTGGTGCAGGAGTCCAATTATTTGGGATGGCAATCATCACGATATGTGTGGCCATGCTAGGTATGCTGAGTCCATCAAGCAGAGGGGGATTACTGTCAGCATCTTTCCTGCTTTATGTATTCTTAGG GGTATTCGGTGGTTACTTCTCTGGCCGTCTTTACAAAAGTTTGAAAGGTCAGCTATGGAAGCGAGCTGCGATCCAAACAGCTACAATATATCCCGGTGTTGGGTTTGGGATTGCGTTTTTACTCAACTTTTTTATCTGGGGAAAACACTCGTCTGGCGCT GTTCCATTCTCTACGATGATTGCGATTTTGGCGTTATGGTTTGGAGTATCACTCCCTCTAGTGTTTATTGGATATTACTTTGGATATCGCAAGCAACCATACGACTACCCTGTACGAACCAATCAAATTCCACGACAAGTTCCAGAACAATTAGTCTACATGAATCCGTTTATCAG TGTACTCATGGCTGGCATTCTACCATTCGGAGCAGTTTTCATTGAATTGTTCTTCATATTTACG GCGATATGGGAGAATCAGTTCTACTATCTGTTCGGATTCCTGTTCTTGGTTTTCGTTATTTTGATCATCGCTTGCAGTCAGATATCCATTGTGATGGTCTACTTCCAACTGTGCTCCGAG GACTACCATTGGTGGTGGCGTTCCTTCATTGTATCTGGAGGATCGGCTTTCTATGTTTTCATCTACTCAATCTTCTATTTCTGTACCCAG CTTGAAATCACTGCATTCATCCCAACACTTCTCTACTTCGGCTACACATTCATTATCGTACTCACATTCTGGATTCTCACCGGCACAATTGGATTCTATGCTTCTTTTATGTTCATTAGGAAAATATACGGCCAAGTCAAAATCGATTAA